CCTCGTTAAACCTACGAGTGGCGAGATTGAATTTTTTAATGAAAAAATGACAAATCATTCTTATGAAATGCTCAGACGGATGGGCTGCATCATTGAATATCCAGTGTTCTATGATAAGCTGACAGCCAAAGAAAATCTGATCCTGCATGGAGAATACATGGGCTATTATGATCCCCAAGCGATTGGTGAAGCACTGGAGCTGGTAAAGCTTACGGGTATCGATAAAAAGCCGGTGAAGCAATTTTCGCTTGGGATGAAGCAGCGGCTTGGTATTGCCAGAGCCTTCATGACGAAACCTGAGCTACTCATTCTGGATGAGCCGATTAATGGATTAGACCCCGTGGGAATCAAAGAGATGCGTGAAGTGTTCCGGATGCTTAGTCGTGAATATGGGATGACGTTACTCGTATCTAGCCACATTTTGGGAGAAATCGAACAGATTGCTGATACTATCGGTGTGATCCGGGAGGGTGCTCTGGTAGAAGAAGTGGCGATGGATTCCATTCGCGGTCAAAATACAGAATATATCGAAGTGGTTACGAATGAGATTAACAAAGCAGTGTACGTGTTGGAGCACAAGCTTGGCCTCAATAATTTCAAAGTGCTGGATCATATTACAGTAAGAATATATGACGGTGGAATCTCACAACGTGATCTGAATAAGGCGCTAGTGCTGGCAGATGTGGAAATTGAGAGCATCAGCAAGAAACAACATACGCTGGAAGATTATTTTTTACAATTGATCGGGGGTGAGGGCGTTGCTTAAATTAATATCCTTGGAGATTCGGAAGAATAAGCTAAAAACGCTTCTTACAGGCGCATCAATCGTCAATCTTGCTATTCTTGCTTTTATGATTATGGTGTTATTCGTTGATCGAAATGAGAGTGAACCGTCGTTCGCTTCTTATGCAGATATGTTTGAGGGTGTGTTCGTTTTTGTGAAGGCTGCTTATATTATTTTCGCTTCGGTTATTATTAGCAAGCTGGTGATTGATGAGTACAAGAACAACACCATCACTCTTCTCTTCATGTATCCTATCTCACGCAAAAAGCTAATGACTGCGAAAATATTGATAGTGTTCGCCTTCACTTTTGTTGCCATCATCGTGTCTGACATTGTGGTTGGCGCCATCCTAATAGGATTCAATTCTTTTGTAGGGCTTATTCCGGGTGAGTTAGACCTTTCAATGATCAGTTCAGAGTTGATCAAGTTAGGCGCAAACGCATTTTATGCAGCGGGTATCGCTCTAATTCCATTGTACTTTGGGATGAAGAAAAAATCAGTCCCTGCTACCATCGTGTCTGCTGTGTTGGTTACTTCCTTAATTTCTGGTGGATTTGATCAAGCTCGCTTAGGTAATTTAGCGGCGGTGTCGATCTCGCTTGGCTTGTTAGGAGCAGGTATTGCCTATATGGCGATTCGTAATATTGACCATAAAGATATAGCCTAAGACAGTTACAGAAATCCCTCTTAAGAATCTCAGT
This Paenibacillus sp. FSL R5-0345 DNA region includes the following protein-coding sequences:
- a CDS encoding ABC transporter ATP-binding protein, which translates into the protein MTTILRTRNLTKNYQGKEAVSNVNMNIKQGEIYGFLGPNGAGKTTVMKMITNLVKPTSGEIEFFNEKMTNHSYEMLRRMGCIIEYPVFYDKLTAKENLILHGEYMGYYDPQAIGEALELVKLTGIDKKPVKQFSLGMKQRLGIARAFMTKPELLILDEPINGLDPVGIKEMREVFRMLSREYGMTLLVSSHILGEIEQIADTIGVIREGALVEEVAMDSIRGQNTEYIEVVTNEINKAVYVLEHKLGLNNFKVLDHITVRIYDGGISQRDLNKALVLADVEIESISKKQHTLEDYFLQLIGGEGVA
- a CDS encoding ABC transporter permease — its product is MRALLKLISLEIRKNKLKTLLTGASIVNLAILAFMIMVLFVDRNESEPSFASYADMFEGVFVFVKAAYIIFASVIISKLVIDEYKNNTITLLFMYPISRKKLMTAKILIVFAFTFVAIIVSDIVVGAILIGFNSFVGLIPGELDLSMISSELIKLGANAFYAAGIALIPLYFGMKKKSVPATIVSAVLVTSLISGGFDQARLGNLAAVSISLGLLGAGIAYMAIRNIDHKDIA